One region of Trichosurus vulpecula isolate mTriVul1 chromosome 1, mTriVul1.pri, whole genome shotgun sequence genomic DNA includes:
- the MSC gene encoding musculin gives MSTGSVSDPEELPDMELRGLQLAYPATTCSKRQPRRGGSSSELYPSADNSSAEEDEDEDVEEETCTLGAVRGASVSCKRKRTRGAAGGSGGCSSSGSGGGSNCTKKSLLPKGSSAECKQSQRNAANARERARMRVLSKAFSRLKTSLPWVPPDTKLSKLDTLRLASSYIAHLRQLLQEDRYENGYVHPVNLTWPFVVSGRPDADTKDVPTANRLCGTTA, from the exons ATGTCCACTGGCTCGGTGAGCGACCCGGAGGAACTGCCTGACATGGAGCTGCGTGGGCTGCAGCTGGCGTACCCAGCCACGACGTGCTCCAAACGGCAGCCTCGCCGAGGAGGCAGCAGCAGCGAGCTCTACCCCTCCGCGGACAACTCCTCTGCAGAAGAGGACGAAGACGAGGACGTAGAAGAGGAAACTTGCACCCTGGGGGCGGTCCGCGGAGCTAGCGTCAGCTGCAAGAGGAAACGGACCCGGGGAGCTGCGGGAGGCAGCGGAGGCTGCAGTAGTAGCGGCAGCGGGGGTGGTAGCAACTGCACCAAGAAGTCTCTGCTGCCCAAGGGCTCATCTGCTGAATGCAAGCAATCTCAAAGAAACGCGGCCAACGCCAGAGAGAGAGCCAGGATGCGAGTGCTGAGCAAAGCCTTCTCCAGGCTTAAGACGAGTCTGCCCTGGGTCCCCCCTGATACCAAACTCTCCAAACTGGACACACTCAGACTGGCCTCCAGCTATATAGCGCATCTCCGGCAGCTGCTGCAGGAAGACAGATACGAGAACGGCTACGTGCACCCCGTAAATCTg ACGTGGCCATTCGTGGTTTCAGGAAGACCAGATGCTGACACCAAAGATGTTCCAACAGCCAACAGATTATGTGGAACTACAGCTTAA